In Gossypium arboreum isolate Shixiya-1 chromosome 5, ASM2569848v2, whole genome shotgun sequence, a single genomic region encodes these proteins:
- the LOC108450759 gene encoding uncharacterized protein LOC108450759, with protein sequence MKEELEKNPQSTISSSQVFFIHVCCGLALVAGFWVAHHVYSLNLVFDPTKTLCLIWAIEFPVVILLFSCCRQKPEKCSYFTAIARGLLGLPIGALLNALGALALGAPVGLQYLEKTVNWSLLMSSFTFVPTACVYGSSWTDWCRIFACTKPNGPLEFMLCLPAHGAVIGAWFGAWPMPLDWERPWQDWPICVSYGAMAGYVVGMVGSFGLALIMHTGRKQLKAE encoded by the exons ATGAAGGAGGAGTTGGAGAAGAATCCCCAATCGACAATATCATCTTCCCAAGTATTTTTTATCCATGTTTGCTGCGGACTAGCCTTGGTCGCTGGGTTTTGGGTGGCCCACCATGTCTATTCCCTCAATCTCGTCTTTGATCCTACAAAAACTCTTTGTTTGATCTGG GCTATTGAATTCCCAGTTGTTATCCTTCTTTTCAGTTGCTGTAGACAGAAACCGGAGAAATGCTCG TATTTCACAGCTATTGCCCGAGGTCTGCTGGGACTTCCTATTG GGGCTCTATTAAATGCGCTTGGAGCATTAGCTTTGGGTGCACCCGTCGGCTTGCA ATACTTAGAAAAGACAGTTAACTGGTCTCTTCTGATGTCTTCATTCACT TTTGTGCCCACAGCTTGTGTTTATGGTTCAAGTTGGACAGATTGGTGTCGCATATTTGCATGTACAAA GCCAAATGGACCTTTGGAATTTATGCTTTGTCTACCAGCACATGGAGCTGTAATTGgagcttggtttggtgcttggcCTATGCCACTTGATTGGGAACGCCCTTGGCAG GATTGGCCAATCTGTGTGAGTTATGGAGCAATGGCTGGTTACGTGGTTGGGATGGTGGGATCCTTTGGTCTTGCACTAATAATGCATACTGGACGAAAGCAACTCAAAGCAGAGTAG
- the LOC108453473 gene encoding probable folate-biopterin transporter 3: MMEEREDSETKPLHQDAGGSHVRRINPKKGILEMMLRPIRWLRMLSEELHWSFVLGVVIVYGISQGFGVGLSRVSTQYYMKDEQKVQPSQAQVLIGIIHFPWIVKPLWGLLTDIVPILGYRRRPYFIFAGFLGVISMLILSLHKNLHLGFALLSLVAGSAGIAIADVAIDACVTQHAISHTYLAGDMQSLCGMSSSIGALLGFSLSGFFVHLVGAKGVFGLLAIPASLVVLVGILLRESQVRNFAYRRVKEKIVDASKAMWTTLKCRDVWRPCLYMYLSLALGLHIHEGMFYWYTDAKEGPSFSQEVVGSIFSVGAVGSLFGVLLYQNFLKNHPFRDILFWAQLLHGVSGLLDLVLVLRINLKLGMPDYFFVVVDEAVSRMIGRIKWMPFLVLSSKLCPSGIEGTFFALIMSIDHIGLLSSAWSGGLVLHMLNVTRTQFDNLWIAIVIRSLLRLIPIGFLFLIPRSDPNLSILPSEMLRTKRGNDVLEPENIEMATLVNSI; this comes from the exons ATGATGGAAGAACGGGAAGACAGCGAGACAAAGCCACTTCATCAGGATGCAGGAGGTAGCCATGTGAGAAGGATTAACCCCAAGAAAGGTATTCTGGAAATGATGTTAAGACCAATACGATGGTTAAGAATGTTGAGTGAAGAGTTGCATTGGAGCTTTGTGTTGGGAGTGGTGATAGTTTACGGAATCAGTCAGGGTTTTGGTGTTGGCTTGAGTAGAGTTAGCACACAGTACTACATGAAAGATGAGCAGAAGGTACAACCCTCTCAAGCGCAGGTCTTGATTGGGATAATCCATTTTCCTTGGATTGTTAAGCCTCTTTGGGGCCTCCTTACTGATATTGTCCCCATTCTTGGTTACCGGAGACGGCCTTATTTCATTTTTGCTG GGTTTCTTGGTGTGATCTCAATGCTAATTCTATCACTCCATAAGAATCTGCATCTTGGTTTTGCCTTGTTATCGCTGGTGGCAGGAAGTGCTGGTATTGCAATTGCTGATGTGGCTATTGATGCCTGTGTCACACAACATGCTATAAGTCATACTTACCTTGCTGGTGATATGCAGAGCTTGTGTGGGATGAGCTCTTCTATTGGAGCATTGTTAGGATTCTCGCTTAGTGGCTTCTTTGTTCACCTAGTTGGAGCTAAG GGTGTATTTGGGTTGCTTGCAATCCCTGCTAGCCTAGTTGTTTTGGTTGGAATCTTGTTGAGAGAATCCCAAGTGCGCAACTTTGCTTATAGAAGA GTAAAGGAGAAAATTGTAGATGCTAGCAAGGCTATGTGGACAACACTGAAATGCCGGGATGTTTGGCGACCGTGTTTATACATGTATTTGTCTCTTGCACTAGGCTTACATATCCATGAAGGGATGTTCTACTGGTATACAGATGCAAAGGAGGGTCCATCTTTCTCACAG GAAGTTGTTGGATCCATATTCTCTGTTGGTGCCGTGGGCTCTCTTTTTGGGGTCCTTCTGTACCAAAACTTCTTGAAAAACCATCCTTttcgtgatatacttttttgggCCCAGCTGTTGCATGGTGTTTCTGGATTGCTGGATTTGGTATTGGTGTTGCGTATAAATTTGAAACTTGGTATGCCAGATTATTTCTTTGTGGTGGTTGATGAAGCAGTTTCTCGTATGATTGGGCGTATTAAATGGATGCCTTTTCTCGTACTTAGCTCCAAGCTTTGCCCATCTGGTATAGAAGGCACTTTCTTCGCTCTAATCATGTCAATTGATCATATAGGATTGCTTTCATCAGCCTGGTCAGGAGGCCTAGTGCTCCACATGTTGAATGTTACACGTACACAATTTGACAACCTTTGGATAGCCATTGTTATCCGGAGCCTGTTAAGACTTATTCCAATCGGGTTCCTATTTTTGATACCTAGAAGTGATCCGAACTTGTCCATCCTTCCATCTGAGATGTTGAGGACAAAAAGGGGCAATGATGTACTTGAACCTGAGAATATTGAAATGGCTACTCTTGTCAATAGCATCTGA
- the LOC108451875 gene encoding AP2-like ethylene-responsive transcription factor At1g16060 has product MAKISHQNQKNGSDNEKTAAQPTTKLKRTRKTVPRHSPPQRSSTYRGVTRHRWTGRFEAHLWDKNCWNESQNKKGRQVYLGAYADEEAAAHAYDLAALKYWGQDTVLNFPLSTYEKELKEMESQSKEEYIGSLRRKSSGFARGVSKYRGVARHHHNGRWEARIGRVFGNKYLYLGTYATQEEAAMAYDMAAIEYRGLNAVTNFDLSRYIDWLHPNDQSDSNNSSNPQQNFNGDTNSTPSPNHDTKLEISIQSQTYCTSETRLNDSNSNGSSSSASSALGHLLKSSKIKEMLDRTSEAACPSTPPEPNVPRRSFPDYIQTYFDCQDSSSYTEDDDIIFGDLDSLAIPMFHCELDG; this is encoded by the exons ATGGCGAAAATCTCACATCAAAACCAGAAGAACGGTTCGGATAATGAAAAAACTGCTGCACAACCTACAACCAAACTCAAGCGCACTCGTAAAACTGTTCCCCGTCACTCTCCTCCCCAACGTAGCTCCACCTATCGAGGCGTTACTAG GCACCGATGGACAGGGAGATTTGAAGCTCATTTGTGGGATAAGAATTGCTGGAATGAATCGCAGAACAAAAAAGGAAGACAAG TGTATTTAG GTGCTTATGCGGATGAAGAAGCGGCTGCTCATGCATATGACTTGGCTGCATTGAAGTACTGGGGACAAGATACTGTCCTTAATTTCCCA TTATCCACTTATGAAAAAGAACTCAAGGAAATGGAGAGTCAATCAAAAGAAGAATACATTGGATCTTTGAGGAG gaaaAGCAGTGGATTTGCTCGTGGGGTCTCAAAATATAGAGGCGTAGCCAG GCACCACCACAATGGAAGATGGGAAGCTCGGATTGGCAGAGTATTTGGCAACAAGTATCTCTATCTTGGGACATATG cAACACAAGAAGAAGCAGCGATGGCATATGACATGGCTGCTATAGAATACAGAGGACTCAATGCGGTTACGAATTTTGACCTAAGTCGTTATATCGATTGGTTACATCCAAATGACCAAAGTGATTCCAATAACTCTTCAAACCCTCAACAAAACTTTAATGGTGACACTAATTCAACCCCGAGTCCTAATCATGACACGAAGTTAGAGATTTCCATCCAATCTCAAACTTACTGTACAAGTGAAACGCGACTAAACGACAGCAATAGCAATGGCAGCAGTAGCTCAGCATCATCGGCACTAGGGCATTTgctgaaatcatcaaaaattaagGAAATGTTAGATAGGACATCGGAGGCTGCATGTCCATCAACGCCGCCGGAACCTAACGTACCTCGTCGGAGCTTTCCGGATTATATTCAAACATACTTTGATTGTCAAGACTCTAGCAGCTACACTGAGGATGATGATATTATTTTTGGCGACCTAGATTCATTGGCGATACCCATGTTTCATTGCGAGCTTGATGGTTag
- the LOC108453474 gene encoding aspartyl protease family protein At5g10770, which produces MLLMKGMALLPFMLSLLVLLLHYHNEVHCYGDKQLLHLPWDTVDSTCLSHKSRQEKGATILEMKHQDYCYGGGVKDWNKLLQKRLILDDLRVQSLQARIKNMASTQTHDVSDDRLPLTSGVELGTLNYIVTVEIAGRKMTVIVDTGSDLTWVQCQPCKSCYSQKEPLFNPTASPSYRTVPCNSSECQSLAFATGNTGICGENPPTCNYVVSYGDGSYTRGELANDQLNLGKTPVDNFIFGCGRNNNGLFGGTSGLLGLGRSSISLVSQTKAIFGGFFSYCLPSTQSGASGSLVLGGNSSVYNTSSPISYTRMIPNPKLSTFYFLNLTGISVGGVTLQDLSFGKSSMLIDSGTVITRLPPTMYRAFKAEFQKQFSSFPTAPAFSILDTCFNLSAYQEVNVPTIKLQFEGNAEMKVDITGVFYFVKTDASQVCLALASLSFEDEIGIIANYQQRNQRVIYDTKGSKLGFAQESCSFT; this is translated from the exons ATGTTGTTAATGAAAGGAATGGCTCTTCTCCCTTTTATGCTTTCACTACTTGTACTCCTCCTTCACTATCACAATGAGGTTCACTGTTATGGAGACAAGCAGCTTCTCCACCTTCCATGGGACACTGTTGATTCTACTTGTTTGTCTCATAAATCAA GACAGGAGAAAGGTGCAACCATATTGGAAATGAAGCACCAGGACTATTGTTACGGAGGAGGGGTCAAAGACTGGAACAAGTTGCTTCAAAAACGCTTGATTTTGGATGATCTAAGAGTTCAGTCATTGCAAGCCCGGATCAAAAACATGGCCTCTACCCAAACACATGATGTTTCCGATGATAGACTTCCCTTAACTTCTGGAGTCGAACTCGGGACGCTAAACTACATTGTTACAGTCGAAATAGCTGGTCGGAAAATGACGGTGATTGTTGATACCGGAAGTGATTTGACTTGGGTTCAATGCCAGCCTTGCAAATCATGTTATAGCCAAAAAGAACCTCTTTTCAACCCTACTGCATCTCCTTCCTACCGAACAGTCCCATGCAATTCATCTGAGTGTCAATCACTTGCATTTGCTACTGGAAACACCGGAATCTGTGGGGAAAACCCGCCCACCTGTAACTATGTTGTTAGCTATGGCGACGGATCCTACACTCGTGGTGAATTAGCTAATGATCAACTCAATCTAGGGAAGACTCCAGTGGACAATTTCATATTTGGGTGCGGCCGGAACAATAATGGTCTGTTCGGTGGAACTTCAGGTCTGTTGGGTCTAGGGAGGAGTTCAATCTCTCTGGTTTCTCAAACTAAAGCAATATTTGGTGGGTTTTTCTCCTATTGTTTGCCATCAACACAATCTGGAGCATCAGGTTCATTAGTTTTGGGAGGCAATTCATCAGTTTACAATACTTCAAGCCCCATTTCTTATACCAGAATGATCCCAAATCCCAAGCTATCAACTTTTTATTTCCTCAACCTTACTGGTATCAGTGTTGGTGGGGTGACACTGCAAGATTTAAGCTTTGGCAAAAGCTCGATGCTTATTGATTCCGGGACGGTTATCACAAGGCTTCCTCCAACAATGTACAGGGCCTTCAAGGCAGAGTTTCAGAAACAATTCTCCAGTTTTCCTACTGCACCGGCTTTCTCGATCTTGGATACTTGCTTTAACCTTAGTGCATACCAAGAAGTGAATGTTCCTACAATAAAATTGCAGTTTGAGGGTAATGCTGAGATGAAGGTGGATATCACCGGGGTCTTTTACTTTGTAAAGACAGATGCATCTCAGGTTTGTTTGGCTCTTGCAAGCCTCTCATTCGAAGACGAAATAGGTATCATTGCAAATTACCAGCAAAGAAACCAAAGGGTTATATATGATACAAAGGGGTCTAAGTTGGGATTTGCGCAGGAAAGTTGCAGTTTTACTTGA